A stretch of the Vitis riparia cultivar Riparia Gloire de Montpellier isolate 1030 chromosome 13, EGFV_Vit.rip_1.0, whole genome shotgun sequence genome encodes the following:
- the LOC117929085 gene encoding putative serine/threonine-protein kinase isoform X1 has protein sequence MKFPLACSECFYPSSDDLHDNNGGRVIKSGLPTLQNAHVFTYNELKIATGGFRSSDKIGQGGFGSVYKGRLQDGTVVAVKVLSAESKQGDREFMSEMASISNINHENLVKLHGGCVHGARRMLVYDYMQNNSLSYTLLRGEKRRAKFSWKTRREICLGIARGLAYIHEDITPHVVHRDIKASNILLDGDFTPKISDFGLSKLLYTNITHITTRVAGTLGYLAPEYALSGHLTRKSDVYSFGVLILEIVSGRTAIDFDLDLGEHYLVQKAWELYKTKKLDQLVDPVMRGDITAKEAVRFLKVGLLCVQEKCDRRPKISKAMSLMSDDEINLDDLLISQPGIITDIMDVKLGRRRSTSQGITSTPSHRLYNF, from the exons ATGAAATTCCCACTTGCATGCTCAGAGTGCTTCTATCCTTCTTCTGACGACCTCCATGACAACAACGGAGGACGAG TCATAAAATCAGGTCTACCGACACTCCAAAACGCTCATGTTTTCACATACAATGAACTCAAAATTGCCACCGGTGGCTTCCGCTCATCAGATAAGATCGGCCAAGGGGGATTCGGATCTGTTTATAAG GGAAGACTTCAAGATGGAACAGTGGTGGCAGTGAAGGTTCTTTCAGCAGAATCAAAGCAAGGGGACAGGGAGTTTATGTCTGAGATGGCTTCAATATCTAATATCAACCATGAAAATCTTGTCAAGCTGCATGGTGGTTGCGTCCATGGAGCCCGTAGAATGCTCGTTTACGACTATATGCAGAACAATAGCCTTTCTTATACCTTACTCC GTGGGGAGAAAAGAAGAGCTAAATTTAGCTGGAAAACGAGAAGGGAAATTTGCTTGGGGATTGCTCGAGGGCTTGCTTATATCCACGAGGACATTACACCCCACGTGGTTCACCGGGACATTAAAGCTAGCAATATACTTCTTGATGGAGATTTTACCccaaaaatttcagattttggcCTCTCCAAACTCCTTTATACCAACATCACTCACATTACAACACGGGTTGCCGGGACATT AGGCTATCTTGCTCCGGAATATGCCTTAAGTGGGCATTTGACCAGAAAATCTGATGTATATAGCTTTGGAGTGCTGATTTTAGAGATTGTGAGCGGAAGAACCGCTATCGACTTTGACTTGGACCTGGGAGAGCATTACCTCGTCCAGAAG GCCTGGGAACTGTACAAGACCAAGAAGCTCGATCAGCTGGTGGACCCAGTGATGAGGGGCGACATTACAGCAAAGGAAGCCGTCCGCTTCCTCAAGGTGGGGCTACTATGCGTACAAGAGAAATGTGATCGACGGCCCAAAATCTCCAAAGCGATGAGCCTCATGTCCGATGATGAAATCAACCTGGATGATCTCCTAATATCGCAGCCGGGAATCATCACAGATATCATGGACGTGAAACTTGGCAGAAGACGGTCGACGTCTCAGGGCATCACCAGCACCCCAAGTCACCGGTTGTACAATTTTTGA
- the LOC117929085 gene encoding putative serine/threonine-protein kinase isoform X2, which translates to MKFPLACSECFYPSSDDLHDNNGGRGLPTLQNAHVFTYNELKIATGGFRSSDKIGQGGFGSVYKGRLQDGTVVAVKVLSAESKQGDREFMSEMASISNINHENLVKLHGGCVHGARRMLVYDYMQNNSLSYTLLRGEKRRAKFSWKTRREICLGIARGLAYIHEDITPHVVHRDIKASNILLDGDFTPKISDFGLSKLLYTNITHITTRVAGTLGYLAPEYALSGHLTRKSDVYSFGVLILEIVSGRTAIDFDLDLGEHYLVQKAWELYKTKKLDQLVDPVMRGDITAKEAVRFLKVGLLCVQEKCDRRPKISKAMSLMSDDEINLDDLLISQPGIITDIMDVKLGRRRSTSQGITSTPSHRLYNF; encoded by the exons ATGAAATTCCCACTTGCATGCTCAGAGTGCTTCTATCCTTCTTCTGACGACCTCCATGACAACAACGGAGGACGAG GTCTACCGACACTCCAAAACGCTCATGTTTTCACATACAATGAACTCAAAATTGCCACCGGTGGCTTCCGCTCATCAGATAAGATCGGCCAAGGGGGATTCGGATCTGTTTATAAG GGAAGACTTCAAGATGGAACAGTGGTGGCAGTGAAGGTTCTTTCAGCAGAATCAAAGCAAGGGGACAGGGAGTTTATGTCTGAGATGGCTTCAATATCTAATATCAACCATGAAAATCTTGTCAAGCTGCATGGTGGTTGCGTCCATGGAGCCCGTAGAATGCTCGTTTACGACTATATGCAGAACAATAGCCTTTCTTATACCTTACTCC GTGGGGAGAAAAGAAGAGCTAAATTTAGCTGGAAAACGAGAAGGGAAATTTGCTTGGGGATTGCTCGAGGGCTTGCTTATATCCACGAGGACATTACACCCCACGTGGTTCACCGGGACATTAAAGCTAGCAATATACTTCTTGATGGAGATTTTACCccaaaaatttcagattttggcCTCTCCAAACTCCTTTATACCAACATCACTCACATTACAACACGGGTTGCCGGGACATT AGGCTATCTTGCTCCGGAATATGCCTTAAGTGGGCATTTGACCAGAAAATCTGATGTATATAGCTTTGGAGTGCTGATTTTAGAGATTGTGAGCGGAAGAACCGCTATCGACTTTGACTTGGACCTGGGAGAGCATTACCTCGTCCAGAAG GCCTGGGAACTGTACAAGACCAAGAAGCTCGATCAGCTGGTGGACCCAGTGATGAGGGGCGACATTACAGCAAAGGAAGCCGTCCGCTTCCTCAAGGTGGGGCTACTATGCGTACAAGAGAAATGTGATCGACGGCCCAAAATCTCCAAAGCGATGAGCCTCATGTCCGATGATGAAATCAACCTGGATGATCTCCTAATATCGCAGCCGGGAATCATCACAGATATCATGGACGTGAAACTTGGCAGAAGACGGTCGACGTCTCAGGGCATCACCAGCACCCCAAGTCACCGGTTGTACAATTTTTGA
- the LOC117929085 gene encoding putative serine/threonine-protein kinase isoform X3, with product MTTTEDEVYRHSKTLMFSHTMNSKLPPVASAHQIRSAKGDSDLFIRLQDGTVVAVKVLSAESKQGDREFMSEMASISNINHENLVKLHGGCVHGARRMLVYDYMQNNSLSYTLLRGEKRRAKFSWKTRREICLGIARGLAYIHEDITPHVVHRDIKASNILLDGDFTPKISDFGLSKLLYTNITHITTRVAGTLGYLAPEYALSGHLTRKSDVYSFGVLILEIVSGRTAIDFDLDLGEHYLVQKAWELYKTKKLDQLVDPVMRGDITAKEAVRFLKVGLLCVQEKCDRRPKISKAMSLMSDDEINLDDLLISQPGIITDIMDVKLGRRRSTSQGITSTPSHRLYNF from the exons ATGACAACAACGGAGGACGAG GTCTACCGACACTCCAAAACGCTCATGTTTTCACATACAATGAACTCAAAATTGCCACCGGTGGCTTCCGCTCATCAGATAAGATCGGCCAAGGGGGATTCGGATCTGTTTATAAG ACTTCAAGATGGAACAGTGGTGGCAGTGAAGGTTCTTTCAGCAGAATCAAAGCAAGGGGACAGGGAGTTTATGTCTGAGATGGCTTCAATATCTAATATCAACCATGAAAATCTTGTCAAGCTGCATGGTGGTTGCGTCCATGGAGCCCGTAGAATGCTCGTTTACGACTATATGCAGAACAATAGCCTTTCTTATACCTTACTCC GTGGGGAGAAAAGAAGAGCTAAATTTAGCTGGAAAACGAGAAGGGAAATTTGCTTGGGGATTGCTCGAGGGCTTGCTTATATCCACGAGGACATTACACCCCACGTGGTTCACCGGGACATTAAAGCTAGCAATATACTTCTTGATGGAGATTTTACCccaaaaatttcagattttggcCTCTCCAAACTCCTTTATACCAACATCACTCACATTACAACACGGGTTGCCGGGACATT AGGCTATCTTGCTCCGGAATATGCCTTAAGTGGGCATTTGACCAGAAAATCTGATGTATATAGCTTTGGAGTGCTGATTTTAGAGATTGTGAGCGGAAGAACCGCTATCGACTTTGACTTGGACCTGGGAGAGCATTACCTCGTCCAGAAG GCCTGGGAACTGTACAAGACCAAGAAGCTCGATCAGCTGGTGGACCCAGTGATGAGGGGCGACATTACAGCAAAGGAAGCCGTCCGCTTCCTCAAGGTGGGGCTACTATGCGTACAAGAGAAATGTGATCGACGGCCCAAAATCTCCAAAGCGATGAGCCTCATGTCCGATGATGAAATCAACCTGGATGATCTCCTAATATCGCAGCCGGGAATCATCACAGATATCATGGACGTGAAACTTGGCAGAAGACGGTCGACGTCTCAGGGCATCACCAGCACCCCAAGTCACCGGTTGTACAATTTTTGA